In one Bacillus thuringiensis genomic region, the following are encoded:
- a CDS encoding DUF6123 family protein — protein MQTVEDYLSFLHTKGFKLSEEAQGFIMFGQGYTGASDGIVNAAIEATIKHQLQFDGSYFVALLERLKEEEITDKKSAKAFMRKLQA, from the coding sequence ATGCAAACAGTAGAAGATTATCTTTCATTCTTACATACGAAAGGATTTAAACTATCAGAGGAAGCACAAGGGTTTATTATGTTCGGACAAGGATATACGGGTGCATCTGATGGAATTGTGAACGCGGCAATAGAAGCGACAATTAAACATCAGTTACAGTTTGATGGGAGTTATTTTGTTGCGTTATTAGAACGATTGAAAGAAGAAGAGATTACAGATAAAAAAAGCGCTAAGGCTTTTATGCGGAAGTTACAAGCGTAA
- a CDS encoding cysteine hydrolase family protein, whose translation MKQALLIIDAQQELMDGNEKENAVFRKTELLSTLNTAVQKAIDANALIVFVRDIDVASGSGEGFEVHNEIQVPQSAILINKAATNAFYGTSLLELLKEEKIGHIVIGGCKTEHCIDTAVRTATVQGCDVTLIKNGHSTTDSNVLSAEQIIAHHNKILHGHYNVDHFSVVRDVEEDLFVPIHDQYRD comes from the coding sequence ATGAAACAAGCACTATTAATTATTGATGCGCAACAAGAGTTAATGGATGGAAATGAAAAAGAAAATGCAGTTTTTCGTAAAACCGAGTTACTATCCACACTAAATACAGCTGTGCAGAAAGCAATCGATGCAAATGCCCTTATTGTTTTCGTAAGAGATATCGATGTTGCTTCTGGTAGCGGTGAGGGATTTGAAGTACATAATGAAATTCAAGTACCTCAGTCTGCAATCCTTATTAATAAAGCAGCAACGAACGCATTCTATGGCACTTCTTTACTTGAACTTTTAAAAGAAGAGAAGATTGGCCATATCGTTATCGGTGGATGTAAAACAGAGCATTGTATCGACACCGCAGTTAGAACTGCGACTGTACAAGGATGTGACGTTACATTAATTAAAAATGGTCATTCCACAACTGATTCTAACGTATTATCTGCAGAGCAAATTATTGCTCATCATAATAAAATTCTACATGGACATTATAATGTGGATCATTTTTCAGTTGTTAGGGATGTCGAGGAAGACCTTTTTGTACCTATTCATGATCAATATCGTGATTAA
- a CDS encoding GNAT family N-acetyltransferase: MIELEMRVERLRKEKIEDIVALSSYIGWDYNREEIETIFSSGIVYGVWNEREELIASAAIILYEEKLASIGMVIVHPNYKGRGIGKTITNACMKSVLAQTAIMLIATDEGEFLYEKLGFRAVSYVSKYICNSYNVNDYCIENEDYIMNYQECDLEELIKLDEYAFGTNRKEFLTKRIMQSEQCIVVKDKEQHVLAYGLSVQTPENKIIGPVVAKNDEMAMRIVHYLASEHHGKLRIDVPEGKNDFMNELEAVGFQKVNTPPIMMKNSDQLLKRNNELYSIAAQIFG, translated from the coding sequence ATGATTGAATTAGAAATGAGGGTAGAACGTCTTAGGAAAGAAAAAATAGAGGACATTGTAGCGTTATCTTCTTATATTGGGTGGGATTATAACAGGGAAGAAATTGAGACTATTTTTAGCTCAGGTATTGTATACGGTGTGTGGAATGAGAGGGAGGAACTCATTGCTAGTGCGGCAATAATATTATATGAAGAGAAATTAGCATCTATCGGAATGGTCATTGTACATCCGAATTATAAGGGACGCGGGATTGGAAAGACGATAACGAATGCATGCATGAAGAGCGTATTGGCTCAAACTGCCATTATGCTTATTGCTACAGATGAGGGGGAATTTTTATATGAAAAATTAGGATTTAGAGCAGTAAGCTATGTTTCTAAATACATATGTAACTCGTACAATGTGAATGATTATTGTATAGAAAATGAAGATTATATAATGAATTATCAAGAGTGTGATTTAGAAGAACTAATAAAATTAGATGAATATGCGTTTGGAACAAATAGAAAAGAGTTTTTAACGAAAAGAATTATGCAAAGTGAACAGTGTATCGTTGTAAAGGATAAGGAACAACATGTACTAGCATATGGTTTAAGCGTACAAACACCAGAAAATAAAATAATAGGACCAGTCGTTGCTAAAAATGATGAAATGGCGATGCGAATTGTACATTATTTAGCAAGTGAACATCATGGTAAATTAAGAATTGATGTACCAGAGGGGAAAAACGATTTTATGAATGAATTAGAGGCTGTTGGCTTTCAAAAGGTTAATACACCACCAATTATGATGAAAAATAGCGATCAATTATTAAAAAGGAATAATGAGTTATATAGCATTGCAGCGCAAATTTTTGGATAA